From a single Glycine soja cultivar W05 chromosome 19, ASM419377v2, whole genome shotgun sequence genomic region:
- the LOC114399336 gene encoding uncharacterized protein LOC114399336, producing the protein MGLTNFVLTVAGVSAVVLLLRSDVKQSASIFRRNVKHIRNWLEEESAASSKTMEKSTPKELESKVPPKDIPKEDKH; encoded by the exons ATGGGGTTGACGAATTTCGTGCTGACAGTGGCGGGTGTAAGCGCCGTCGTTCTTCTCCTTAGGAGTGACGTGAAGCAATCTGCCTCCATCTTCCGGCGCAACGTCAAGCACATTCGCAACTGGCTCGAAGAAGAAAGCGCCGCTTCATCCAA GACAATGGAGAAGTCCACTCCCAAAGAACTTGAATCAAAGGTTCCTCCGAAAGACATTCCTAAGGAGGACAAACATTAA